The following proteins are co-located in the Gossypium hirsutum isolate 1008001.06 chromosome A02, Gossypium_hirsutum_v2.1, whole genome shotgun sequence genome:
- the LOC107940589 gene encoding histone-lysine N-methyltransferase SUVR5 produces MEVLPCSGVQYVADSDCAQPTPETTFTYDPESNCLEQMKQVQVSDSRMNDLLVTNEGNQTGRQDEGQGTRGELPISEEHHSGSSYYDCQAEGQRLYCGSHDDEYDNLNAQSCCTGPYLTSESSHLLVNTIKSESLSNNREGELSLSEPKWLEHDESVALWVKWRGIWQAGIRCARADWPLSTLKAKPTHDRKQYFVVFFPHTRNYSWADMIFVRPINEFPQPIAYRSHKVGLKMVRDLTVARLYIQQKLAVGMLNIIDQFHCEALIETARNVVVWKEFAMEASRCNGYSDLGKMLLKLQSMILPSYINADWFQESFHSWVQQCQNAHTAESIELLKEELYNAILWNEVKSLGDSPVQSTIGSEWKTWKHEIMKWFSTSHPVSTAGDVNQRNSGSPSNTNIQVSGKRPKLEVRRADTDASQVQSNGSDQTMAAEIDSDFLSNRDAVDVNLPIPRLCRKEDEREETTPMDRSNNLTDRWDNIVVEARHSEVIHTKNVEITTASEEVNSTSTLHIQSKEVELTPVNEAVAKKSMDAGSKNRQCVAFIESKGRQCVRWANEGDVYCCVHLASRFTGTFSKIEVTTPVDTPMCEGTTVLGTRCKHRSLYGSSFCKKHRPKSDANNSCHSPENKRKRKHLEIIQSSETTFCRDIVLVGDNESPLQVEPVSVIEADALHRGNSLIEKPEHSGKDHDSTELLHCIGLYSNNGFDPCQESPKRHSLYCDKHLPSWLKHARNGKSRIVSREVFVDLLKDCDSLVQKLHLHQACELFYKLFKSIFSLRNPVPVDVQLQWALSEASKDYRVGEFLMKLVYSEKERLQSLWGFTGDKGTPLSSFVEEPVPLPLAINDSFDDDKTIKCRMCSVEFLDDQQLGTHWMENHKKEAQRLFEGYACAICLDSFTNKKVLESHVQERHHVQFVEQCMLIQCISCGSHFGNTEELWLDVLSAHPVEFRLSKIAQQHNLSAGEEPPPKLQFGNSVENNSENVDSFQKFTCKYCGLKFDLLPDLGRHHQAAHMGPSLASSRPPKKGVRYYAYKLKSGRLSHPRFKKGLGAVSYRIRNRATATMKKRLQASKLIDAEVISAEPHVMETSNLVRLAEPQCSALAKILFSRTHKTKPQPNNLDILSIARFSCCKVSLKASLEGKYGMLPECLYLKAAKLCSEHNIQVEWHQEKFVCINGCKPAKDSDFLPPLNPLPNGFEGHQSADSLKDVDEELELDECHYIINSQHFKKGPTRKASVLCDDLSFGKESVPVACVVDEGLFDSLNISGLSFNEQNAGPSMPWENFTYVTSSLLDQSLDLDVESMQLGCTCSNTTCCPETCDHVYLFDNDYEDARDIYGKPMRGRFPYDDKGRIILEEGYLVYECNHMCSCNKACPNRVLQKGVRVKLEVFKTENKGWGIRAGEPILSGTFVCEYVGILGKQEANNRLTRYGGDGCNYMFNVDSHINDMSRLIEGQARYFIDASKYGNVSRFINHSCSPNLVNRQVLVDSMDCHRAHIGLYASQDISVGEELTLDYRYELLPGQGYPCQCGASTCRGRLY; encoded by the exons AGCAACAATAGGGAGGGAGAGTTGTCTCTTTCAGAGCCCAAGTGGTTGGAGCATGATGAATCTGTTGCATTGTGGGTCAAG TGGAGAGGAATATGGCAAGCTGGAATCAGATGTGCAAGGGCTGACTGGCCATTATCAACTTTAAAAGCAAAACCGACTCATGATCGAAAGCAGTATTTTGTAGTATTTTTTCCTCACACCAGGAATTATTCTTGGGCAGACATGATATTTGTCCGACCCATTAATGAGTTCCCTCAGCCTATTGCATATCGTAGTCATAAAGTTGGACTGAAAATGGTTAGAGATTTGACTGTTGCAAGGCTGTACATACAGCAAAAGCTAGCTGTTGGCATGCTAAATATAATTGATCAGTTCCATTGTGAG GCTTTGATTGAGACAGCACGTAATGTGGTTGTCTGGAAGGAGTTCGCTATGGAGGCTTCACGCTGCAATGGTTATTCTGATCTTGGAAAGATGCTTTTGAAGCTTCAAAGT ATGATATTGCCGAGCTACATAAATGCTGACTGGTTTCAAGAGTCTTTTCACTCGTGGGTGCAACAATGTCAGAATGCACATACTGCTGAATCCATTGAATTGCTAAAGGAA GAATTGTATAATGCTATACTATGGAATGAGGTTAAGTCTCTTGGGGATTCACCGGTACAGTCCACAATTGGTTCTGAGTGGAAAACCTGGAAGCATGAAATTATGAAATGGTTCTCAACGTCTCATCCTGTATCTACTGCTGGAGATGTCAATCAACGGAACAGTGGTAGTCCCTCAAACACAAATATACAAGTTAGCGGGAAGAGGCCCAAGCTTGAAGTTCGTCGTGCAGATACAGATGCCTCCCAAGTGCAAAGCAATGGATCTGATCAAACAATGGCTGCTGAAATTGACTCTGATTTTTTAAGTAACCGAGATGCTGTAGATGTCAATCTGCCAATACCACGACTTTGTAGAAAGGAAGACGAGAGAGAGGAAACCACACCAATGGACAGATCAAATAATTTGACTGACAGATGGGATAATATTGTTGTTGAAGCAAGGCATTCAGAAGTCATTCACACCAAGAATGTTGAAATAACAACAGCAAGTGAAGAGGTCAATAGTACCTCAACTCTGCACATTCAGTCTAAAGAAGTGGAATTAACGCCTGTGAATGAAGCAGTTGCTAAGAAATCCATGGATGCTGGGAGTAAAAACCGACAGTGCGTAGCATTCATAGAGTCGAAAGGAAGGCAGTGTGTGAGGTGGGCAAATGAGGGGGATGTTTATTGCTGTGTGCACTTGGCATCTCGTTTTACCGGTACCTTCAGCAAAATAGAGGTGACAACCCCCGTTGATACACCAATGTGTGAAGGTACCACCGTGCTCGGTACTAGATGTAAGCATCGGTCGCTATATGGCTCCTCATTCTGCAAAAAACACAGACCTAAAAGTGATGCAAATAATAGCTGCCATTCTCCAGAGAACAAACGAAAAAGGAAGCATCTGGAGATTATTCAGAGTTCAGAAACCACATTCTGCAGAGATATAGTGTTGGTGGGAGACAATGAAAGTCCCTTGCAGGTGGAGCCAGTATCGGTAATTGAGGCCGATGCCTTGCACAGAGGAAACAGCTTAATTGAGAAGCCTGAACATTCTGGTAAAGATCATGATAGCACAGAATTACTGCATTGCATAGGCTTATACTCCAATAATGGTTTTGATCCTTGTCAAGAAAGTCCTAAGAGGCATTCATTATACTGTGATAAACACCTTCCAAGCTGGCTCAAGCATGCAAGAAATGGCAAGAGTAGGATAGTATCCAGAGAAGTGTTTGTAGATCTTTTGAAAGACTGTGATTCACTTGTGCAGAAATTGCATTTACATCAAGCATGTGAACTTTTCTACAAGCTCTTCAAAAGTATTTTCTCTCTTAGAAATCCAGTTCCTGTGGATGTCCAACTTCAGTGGGCCCTTTCTGAAGCATCAAAAGATTATAGAGTTGGGGAATTTTTAATGAAGTTGGTTTACAGCGAAAAGGAGAGATTGCAAAGTTTATGGGGCTTCACTGGTGACAAAGGTACACCTTTGTCGTCTTTCGTGGAAGAACCTGTTCCATTGCCATTGGCCATCAATGATAGCTTTGATGATGACAAGACCATTAAGTGCAGAATGTGCTCAGTGGAATTTCTTGATGACCAGCAGCTTGGAACACACTGGATGGAGAATCATAAAAAGGAAGCACAACGGTTGTTTGAAGGTTATGCTTGTGCAATCTGCTTGGATTCATTTACTAACAAGAAGGTTTTAGAATCCCATGTCCAGGAGAGACACCATGTGCAATTTGTCGAACAGTGCATGCTCATCCAGTGCATTTCCTGTGGCAGCCATTTTGGCAATACTGAGGAATTATGGTTGGATGTGCTGTCAGCTCATCCTGTTGAGTTTAGGCTATCAAAGATTGCTCAACAGCATAATCTATCTGCAGGTGAGGAACCTCCACCGAAGCTTCAGTTCGGCAATTCTGTGGAGAATAATTCAGAGAATGTAGACAGTTTTCAAAAGTTTACTTGCAAGTATTGTGGCTTGAAATTTGATTTGCTGCCTGATCTTGGCCGCCACCACCAGGCTGCTCACATGGGACCAAGTTTAGCTAGCTCTCGTCCTCCGAAGAAAGGGGTTCGTTATTATGCTTATAAACTAAAATCTGGGAGACTTAGCCATCCTAGATTTAAGAAAGGTCTGGGGGCAGTGTCATATAGGATCAGGAATCGGGCAACTGCTACTATGAAAAAACGCCTCCAGGCATCAAAGTTGATTGATGCTGAAGTCATTAGTGCAGAGCCTCATGTTATGGAGACTTCAAATCTTGTTAGATTAGCAGAACCGCAGTGCTCTGCCCTTGCAAAAATATTGTTTTCCAGAACTCATAAAACAAAACCACAGCCTAATAACTTGGACATTCTGTCTATTGCTCGCTTTTCTTGTTGCAAAGTGAGCCTCAAAGCCTCATTGGAAGGGAAGTATGGCATGTTACCTGAATGTTTGTACCTTAAGGCAGCCAAGCTTTGCAGTGAGCATAACATTCAAGTTGAGTGGCATCAAGAGAAATTTGTGTGCATAAATGGATGTAAGCCTGCCAAGGATTCAGATTTTCTGCCCCCATTGAATCCCCTCCCTAATGGTTTTGAGGGTCACCAATCAGCAGATTCCTTGAAAGATGTAGATGAGGAGTTGGAACTGGATGAATGTCACTATATCATCAATTCACAACATTTTAAAAAAGGGCCCACGCGGAAGGCCAGTGTCCTGTGTGATGATTTAAGCTTTGGGAAAGAATCAGTTCCAGTAGCTTGTGTTGTGGATGAAGGTCTTTTTGATTCTCTTAACATCTCTGGTCTTAGTTTCAACGAGCAAAATGCTGGACCCTCCATGCCTTGGGAGAACTTCACTTATGTTACAAGTTCTTTGCTTGATCAATCCCTTGATCTTGATGTTGAG AGTATGCAACTTGGGTGCACCTGTTCCAATACAACATGCTGTCCTGAGACATGTGATCATGTATATCTCTTTGATAACGATTATGAAGATGCAAGAGACATATATGGTAAACCCATGCGTGGTAGATTTCCTTATGATGACAAAGGGCGAATTATCTTGGAG GAGGGCTACCTTGTCTATGAATGCAATCATATGTGTAGCTGCAATAAAGCATGCCCAAATAGGGTTTTGCAAAAAGGTGTACGAGTAAAACTGGAAGTCTTCAAAACCGAGAATAAG GGCTGGGGAATCAGGGCTGGTGAACCAATTCTGAGTGGCACATTTGTGTGTGAGTATGTTGGGATCTTAGGCAAGCAGGAGGCAAACAATAGGCTTACCAG GTATGGTGGAGATGGTTGCAACTATATGTTTAATGTTGATTCTCATATAAATGATATGAGCCGATTGATTGAAGGACAAGCGCGATATTTTATTGATGCATCCAAATATGGAAATGTTTCTCGGTTCATCAATCATAG CTGCTCGCCAAATCTTGTGAATCGTCAAGTTCTTGTGGACAGCATGGATTGTCACCGAGCTCACATTGGTCTCTATGCCAGTCAAGAT ATATCTGTAGGTGAAGAGCTGACTCTTGACTATCGATATGAACTGCTTCCTGGACAAGGATATCCATGTCAATGTGGAGCTTCTACATGTCGGGGCCGCCTTTACTAA